The Brienomyrus brachyistius isolate T26 chromosome 7, BBRACH_0.4, whole genome shotgun sequence DNA segment ATTCTAGAGATTCCTACGCATTCAGTTGTCTTTATTTGtaaaattaactttaatttcaaatggaatATCGCTTAATACTGTGCCAATGgtttaaaaagaaataaactggtctgtttttaatgtcatgaaaaaaaaatcagtttatatttgctttttttttacattttttgtgCAACGTCTTATCATTATTAAGTCTCTTTCAAATTTTCTTTCGTTCCAGTTTACTATTTATTGCGTTATCATTATACGACGGCAGTGAATCCTGAGTTTCCATGCTAACGGCTTGGGAAGTTCATCCCTGACAGACCGTACGTAGGTTGCTATAGTAATGGGTTGTAATGTCCAAGCAAATAGTGAAACCTTTGTTTATTCGCACGGCCAAAGGCTAAGGAAACAGTCTTCCAAAACCAGTCAAATTGTCTTGCATCATTTGCGTGGGGACGTGAATATACACATATAAATGCGGAGGACTTAAGTCATCGAGATGAGACTAGAAACTGGAATTACAGACAACATGGGACAGAATATCGGGGTCATTTTTCATTTCTGCCTTAATAAAGTTATTCTGCACAGCGTGAATCGATCGCCTTAGATATTAAATTTGTTTTAACACGATTTGTTCCGTTTGGTATATTAGGTCATGGCATTATCTAATTTTGAAGTAGCTAAATTAACATGGGCCGGCACGCAAACTTGCACCTCACTGAGTCTGATCAACCGTGATAATCGTCCACTTAGAGGCACTTGGCACACATCCGGGTTACCTCAGTGTTTGGGTTTACATGAATAATGAGCGAACCTGGGATTTTCCATCAGTAACTGATTCCCTTCCACGAGTTTCTTAAACCTTGATTTAAATTATTAAGATTGTGAAACAAATGCAATGACTTATACGCCAATACGTAAAGCCTATTAAGTGTGTGAATTAGTGTGAATGCACATTTTATGAATGTCTAAATCCATGTGACCACACATATTACTCGGGAAAAATATGTATTATACTTAATAAATAATTGAAGATTTTTGCAGGTACAAAGCAATCTGAGACCATGTAGCCATTAGTGTAGTATTTGAAACGCTTAGTCTGCAACTTTATATCAAATTCTGTTGAGTGACCTTGTCGCTGAACATTTTTTTCCTGATAAAAGTATTGggtaataatgaaataaaataaaataagaaatgaaagtaaataaaatagaACAAAGGTGCATGTCAAGCAACGTGGAAAAAATAGAACGATCAGGAGACAAAAATGATTATATAAAACGTTCTTCGCGTGCGCTGCGCTGGGAAGAAGCGGAATAGCAGGAAATTAATTACCACAGTCTAACATATTGTCATATGTGTGGTTCATGCTGAATGACACCTTCAGCCCAGGCCTAGAAAAATAAACAACGAAAtagtaattattataattaataatCATCTATATGTTGAATATTGTAGGTGTATATATTAACAGCGAAATGCGCAGTCTCACAAGCAGAGTTGCATAAGTATTTTAACTCACTGACCTTATCATGGTGAAGGGTTTGCCTGCCTCTGTAATCCGTGCATCTCTGCTGTCTGAGGCAGTTCCCTCTGGTAAGGTCTCCCAGGGCAAAGTGCAATTCACCCCTATGGCATATAATAAAAAGGGCTATGTGAAAGGGAGCCCGCTGACTGGGTCTCTACCCATGGGGTCCGGCAGGTCAGACCCAAAATATTATGTGGttcccatggggggggggggggaagccatGGGGTTCAAGTGCCTATAGATGGGGTGGTATTTGAGGGAGGGGACCATGGTGGAGCGATCATCAGCTACTACATCTGTTCAACGTACTgcctgggctctggaaccacaGTCCTGGAGAAGCTGGACTCCATTCTACTCTGGTATCGAACTTGATGAGAGGCGCCGTGTGAGTCTACTCACAGGCGACCAGTTTGGTGCCAGTATGTTGGAGTTCACCCCAGTGAAGGAGTGGGTCGCCTCCCTGCAACTTCAGGGGACAGGCACTGGTTGTTGCATCTATTCTGTGGTTCTccttagaaaataaaataatccatatttcatgaggtggccatatatatatatatatatatatatatatatatatatatatatatatatatatatatatatatatatatatatatatataatacaagTTTTCATATTTAACTTCACCTCAGGTTCAGGTTCATCACCGCAGGTTTTACAGGACAGGACATTGACCAGATCAAACAGAGTAATCGCTTTTGACCAAGGTCAGAGACTGAAGCCACCGTTGTGGAATTTATTGAAATATATGATTTGAAACTGCTAAATACGAACACTGTTTTAACGGGAAAACACAGAACTGTCTGCCGGACAGGAAATATTAAGTAAATCGCCTTTTCTCTTCCCGCTTTGATGTtattcatcattgaagtaaatCCATAACTCACATTCACTCTACTAAAGAGCTTTATTATGTCAATTTACTGGCTAGACCTAATCAGATATATTTTGCAACATACTTTTTAAAATATCCTGTCTGTCAAACGTTTTTGCAACCTTTTAAATTTCTATGCATTAAGGACACCTCCTTAAGAATAACTAGCATCAGCATATTTGCAATTATCGATCGCGTACTTTTTGTATTACACACATGTATAAGCAATTGTTTTTGTATAACACAACATTTATTACGTTTCATATAATGCACTTTCTTTTAGCAGATTGGTAACCAATACATTTTAAAGGAATTTTTCAAATGCAAGCATATTTCTGCGTTCAGTGACCCATTTGGGTCATTTTTTAACATTAGAAACATTTTCGTAACAGTGCACCAAAAATAGAACCGGGTTTGGGGTTAGGGTCAGGAATGAACGATAAGATAGATGAACTTTCTAAAAATAACTGCTCAGCACTCTCCCTTGGCAGCATGTCCTGACTCTGTGGCAATCTGACCCAAGATCAGAGACTTACCCAGTATGATAAGGCAGAGCCTTGACCGCAGGGCTATGGTGTGTAAATCTTGGGTATGGTGTGGTGAGTGGGCGTGGCTAAACGAGTGTGATGTAGGTGTGCCTTAGTGTGCCTGAATATTACTGGAAGCCTGGCCCCTCCTCCCATCGTCCAAGCAGAATAAAATGTTGTGATCTTGCAGCCCCACGGTACCATCGGCCCACAAGCAGCTCTACTTACTCTCCGGCACATTCTTCACCACGACCATGCCTTGTGCCCGTTCCTGCCGCCCTCAGCGGATGAGGCTGGCCCGCCGACGCAGCTCCTTGGTGGAGAGAGTCCTTATGGTAAGGCGGAGTCCGTCGTTACAGTTCACTGTCAGTCGGTCACAGGAAAACGTGCCGCTGACACAACATTGTGGGCGAGACCGATTGGAGCTAAATAGCTAAGTCAACCTGATGGAATGTTTACTGCAAGAATGTTAGTGCTGATATATCTCTGaatttgctatttttttttggAATAAGTTGGCTAATAAATGTTTGTTCATCCTTTCACCCATCTTCCATACCCACGTAATGATATAAAGATAACATAAAGTGATTCAAAGTGTACTTAtagcagaaaataaaaaaaaaaaactgtgaggAAAGAACATGTAAGGAAAGCCCCTTAACCGGTGGCTGCCCCAGGTGGATCAGATACTGTCCGAGTTCAACCTGGAGAAGGTCGATCTGGAGGAGGTCATGTGCCGACTGCAGCGAGAGATGGAGCGGGGGCTGCGCTTGGAGACCCACCAGGAGGCCAGCGTCAAAATGCTTCCCACCTATGTGCGCTCCACCCCCGAGGGCTCGGGTACGTACCAGCCCCCCGCTGACTAGTCACAGGAGGTACCGGAGTACTGAACCTGCATTATTAATGTCATTGACGGTGTGGGGCTCCTCACAGAGGTGGGAGATTTCCTTGCCCTggaccttgggggaacaaactTTCGAGTGATGCTGGTGAAGGTTGGTGAGGATGAGGAGACCGGCTGGAAGCTGGAGACCAAGCAACAGATGTACTCGATCCCAGAGGATGCCATGACTGGCACAGCAGAAATGGTGTGGGCCGGGCCAGAGCGCGTTAGTCTGAAAGGTGCCGTTACTCCTCAGTGCCGGTTGTTGACCTTCTGTCTCTCGTGCTCCCTCCCTTCCTGTGAAGCTCTTCGACTACATTGCTGAACGCATCTCTGACTTCTTGGCTAAGCACCAGCTGAAGCACAAGAAGCTACCCCTCGGCTTCACCTTCTCCTTCCCTGTGCGGCATGAAGACATCGACAAGGTGAGAGGTGCAGTGGCGGCTTGCCGTGCCGACACTCTGAGGAACGTGAGCCGTGACACCCATCCCCTGCTCCCTTCTCCCACCCTTCATCCAGGGAATCTTGCTGAACTGGACGAAGGGTTTCAAAGCCTCGGGAGCAGAGGGTAACAACGTAGTGGGACTTCTCCGAGATGCCATCAAAAGGAGAGGCGTGAGTCAGCTAATCCTGGTCAGCTGATGTATGTAGTTAAACTTAAACTAGCAAAGTCAACTGGAATgtttaaaatccatccatcctgcaCCAACAGCTTATCTTTTTAGATATACTGAGTGACTGAATTCTGTTTTTCTCAGGACTTTGAGATGGACGTGGTCGCCATGGTGAATGACACCGTAGCAACCATGATCTCTTGTTACTATGAGAACCGCAACTGTGAAGTTGGCATGATTGTAGGTAAGTGGCTAATCTCGGAGCATGCCCTGGGGCATCATTGGAAATTGCTTCACCCAACATCTTGTTAAGTTGCCGATTGGCTGGGTTCCTCCTAGGCACCGGGTGCAATGCATGTTACATGGAAGAGATGAACATGGTGGAGCTGGTGGAGGGTGACGAGGGGCGCATGTGTGTGAACACCGAGTGGGGAGCGTTTGGGGACAATGGCGAGCTGGAGGAGTTTCGCCTGGAATACGACCGCAAAGCAGACGAAATGTCCCTCAACCCTGGCCAGCAGCTGTAAGTCACTCCCATTGCATTCCTGGGCAACTTTTTCTCCACTTCCTTATTTTACGTCTTCTGATATATCCATGTACATATCTACTGGTTTTTCCCAACACACAAACCCACATATATCTTCATTCTTTTCATCCAAAACACATGGACACATCACACAGAGGACTGAGACCATTGGACTTGCGTTCTGCAAGTTCAGTGCACATTAATCCATGTTAAAACGCATGATCTCCAGCTCAACTTCACGCAAACAGGCTTCAGGGTGCAATTAGGGGACAGGAAGCCATGTGTTTTGTGTTCCTAAGAAGACCAAACCTTTGTCCAGAGGTGTCCATCAGGCTAACTCACCTCAGCTGATCCTACCCTCTGTTGGCTCTCGCATTGTTTCCTGGCAGCCAGGTTGTTTTTTATGACGTCCTGTCAGTAGGCTGCCATAAAGCCCCCATCAATCTGCCTCGCAGACCGCAGACCTACGGGCTGCGACGCTAATGGATGTTTGCTAAGCACCATAATAGCAGCCAGGGTGGCATATGGCGAAGGCGGTGTGTTTGACGCATCGCTTCTCTCCTTGTGACGCAACTCCTCACCCGCAGCTTCGAGAAGATCATCAGCGGGAAGTACATGGGCGAACTGGTGCGGCTGGTGCTGCTGAAGCTGGTCAACGAGGACCTGCTCTTTCACGGCGAGGCCTCTGAGCAGCTGAGGACCAAGGGCAGCTTCGAGACCCGTTTCGTGTCACAGATCGAGAGGTAAGCCGAGACCGGGTCACCCTGCAGACCCCCAAGACTGAAGCGGAGCAGGGTCCTCACGGCCAAACCTTCGTTCACTGCAGCTCTTCCATTTCCATTTTGACTCTTCTTGATATCATCAAgagataattttttttctgggcTGTTAATTAATATCAGAAGTAGAATTCATACACTTAAAAAATGTTTGTGTTTTATGATCTCTGTACATTTCTGGCATGTCCTGCTTTAACAATGCAGTTGTTTTGATGCCCTTTTCCATATTCCTGTTTGTCTCACTCTGTTTTTGTTATTTGGTTTTATTGTTGAAGgtctagaccagtgtttctcaacccagttccCGGGGACCCCaatacaatccacatttttgctccctcacagttCCCAGCCAGTCAAGAACACCAAATATCTAACACTGGTGTCTTGGGAGGTGGGAGGGTGCAAAATGATGGACTCTTTGGGGGTCTCCAGGGACAGAGTGGAGAAACACTGATATAGATAATGGAGTTGTTTTAAACATATTActtatgaaaatgaaaagaaagcAAAACAATCGTCATTAATTTGGTCTATttgtgtattttcccttttaacaaGAAGCCTTAACTGAAAATAGTTATATGAACTATTCCACATTAAACTATCATTTATTATAGATGTACTATTACCAGGTACCATGCATCCCATAATTACAATATAGGGCTTCATTATAAGAAGTGTTTGCTCTCCTGACAGTGACTGTGGTGACAGGAAGCAGATATACAACGTCCTGACGACGCTGGGTCTGATGCCTTCTGAGCTGGACTGCGACATCGTGCGACTGGCGTGTGAGCGCGTCTCCACACGCTCCGCTCACATGTGCGCAGCCGGGCTTGCCGGCATCATCAATCGCATGCGGGACAGCCGCTGCCAGGATCTGCTGGAGATAACCGTGGGCATCGACGGCTCCGTCTACAAACTGCACCCGAGGTGAGTAAGGCAGCAGAAAGCCACATGTCGCTGGTTTTTCATGGAGGATTGTTTGTAGCCAGACGTCATGCATGTTGGTGACGGCATCAGTAATATTGTCCTTTAAGCTCCCCCAAATGTTCTCTCTGAAATTCCCTCCCCAGTTTTCAGGAGAAGTTTCATGCAGTTGTCCAGGAACTGACACCTGGGTGCGACATCACCTTCATCCAATCAGAAGAAGGGAGCGGACGAGGGGCGGCGCTAATCTCTGCGGTGGCTTCCAAGATGGCAGCCACGTGATGCGCTGCTAGAAGGGTGCCGTTCAGCCTCCTGCCACTTGGGGGTGCAAGAGGACAATGATTTTACTGACTATGAAATGGATTGTGCCTCACTATTCTCCAGCGGGGTCATTACTGTGCGGGAGGATTTAGGTTGTCATGGGAAGGAATTCTCCTTGCTGAGCCTCAGTTTATATAAGAAGATACAGAGGAGGATCCTAAAAAGTGATGTTTTTCAGGCACAGAATCTTGCTACTATGTCCTTCTATGTAGCTCCAGACACAATCCATGTTAATACAGCAGAACACTGTTATTTATTGTTAATTTAATTTCTTGAATGTTTTCTACATGTTTATCTGTGTATCTGCTAAAGTTGTCAGTTCTACTAATGCTTGTTAACTCTGCTTTTGCAGGAAAAGCCGGCAAGATATTGTATAGTCCTGCATTTGAAGTGTAAGCCTTCTGTGTTAGATAGATTATGTAATCTTACTGGAATTCAGTAACTACaatttgtttatcaaacaggATATGGTATTTCAGCAATCTGAATCCACAAAAATGGTTgttatattttgtaatatatgGTCTAtgatctgcgatgggctggccccccgtcctgggttgttccctgcctcgtacccattgcttccgggataggctccggaccccccgcgacccagtaggataagcggtttggaaaatggatggatggatggtctatGATCTTGAAGTATTGTAGGAGCAGCATTTGAGAATGATGTTTTGTAAATACGTTTGTGAAACTGGATTAAATATTGACAATAAACACATCCTggttcagaattcttcatttACATCCTTTCCCAAGACTCACTACTCAGTTTGGTTGCCTATGAGTTTCCCTCATGTTTTTGTCCCTCTCCTCCATTTTGTTAAACCCGTCTGCACCCCCTCAGTCCCCATTTCCCCCCACCCTTCAGGTACCTTTCTTTGCAGGGcaatgggggatgggggggggctccttcAAATCAACCTTCCATTTACTCACAGCTGAGCTGGTTCTTTGGAAACAATCTATCAGTGTGGACTGTTAATTTGCTCCATTCCAGTGTCACTAcagtgaaacatttttttttcagtcattTCATGTATCCAATAAACTGTATATAATAAGCAAATAATTAACCCAAGAGATTGCATTTCAATAACAAGAATCAGTCTGTGCATTAAACATATAAATCACACATCTTTTTAACTGTTATTTTAGATTCCAGAAAATGTGACTATAGCTGGGTGGAGTGGTTTGATTCCGCCACccaataaaaacacaccagctgacagaCCCAAAATGTAAAATCTCTCTCAGTACTTTAATGAGCATTTCAGAAAACCACCAATAAAAAAAGCATCTTTGCAGTCATCTCATTTCTCCACACTGCTCCGGTGTAAAAATGACATAAGTGAGATACCACACTTAACCACTGTAATTTTTTGCTCCCACTCTGTCTGGCTTTGGAAAAGCATCAGATAAGAAGGCAGGGTGATCGTGAAGCAAAGAAGAAACTTCTGTTTCGGATTTGTGACAAGCTGTAATGTTTCCGTTCAGGTTAGTCGCCTGTAATCAGTTTTACTGgtttgtacatatttttgttttttaggtACATTCATGGTTTGGGCCTCAAAAAAACCTTTTCGTATTTACATCCTGGAGAGGATGAGCTATCGTCCATCCTCTGAAGCTGCACTGAACAGGCAGACACTTCTCTGCCCAGCAGACTGTGTGTCCTGTGGCTGGGGGGCTTTCGAAGAGGGGGGGCTCCTCTACATGTGTGGATGAAAACAGCCAAGGGGAGAAGCATTATGGATGTTTCTATATTCCCAGTTGGATATTCAGCTAAGTTTATTtcacacacattatatatatagtatattatcatattaattaaatccTCCTTCTGTTTTCCAGGAATGTCCCCTGACCCAGTAACTGTTAAGAGTGTAGGGCTAATGACTGTTCAGGTGTGGGTCTGAGGGGCTGAATCTTTATTTCTTAAGTATTTAGGATATTGTGTCATTGGATTGGTTTTTTTGGGGGTGTTTTTAGACATTTTTGATTCATAGGGGGTCCCAGGTAACCCCGCTGTGACTGTGGCCACTTTCAGTAATCGTCTATGATGTACTCAAAGTTATAATCCTGCGTCGGCCATGTGTCCTGCAGCTGTTCGCTAAGGGCGGTGACGGACGGGTAGGTGGTGTCGGTCTGGAGTTCGAAAGTGGTGGTGGGAGGCAGGGTGGTGGTAGGGGGCGCGGTGGTTGTTGGgggctgggtggtgggggggagagtGGTGGACATGTTTGCCCTTAACCTCTGCTGCCGCAACTTCTGCAGCTGGAGCAACCTCAAACGCCTCAGCTGGGGGTTCCCAACACCGCCCCCAACGCCTCTCCCAACACCACCCCCAACGCCTCTCCCAACACCGCCCCCAACGCCTCTCCCCACACCGCCCCCAACGCCTCTCCCAACACCGCCCCCAACGCCTCTCCCCACACCGCCCCCAACGCCTCTCCCAACACCGCCCCCAACGCCTCTCCCAACACCGCCTGTAACACCTCTCCCCACACCACTCACAACGCCTCTCCCAATGCCATTCCCAACTCCTCTCTCAACACCATTCCCAATGCCTCTCCTGACATCGCCCTCAACGCTGCCCCCAACTCCTCTGCCGACGCCTGATGTAGCGGCCGGCTTGCCGGCTCCCTGAAGCACGCGAACGGGCCGGTTCCGGTTGATTGCCATGATCTCCCGGATGCGATCCCAGTTGGATTTTCTCAGCGTGAAGGTGCATGTGGTGGCGCCCTGCTCGTAGCCCACCAGGCAGAGCCGCGACTGGGGAGTGTACCCCTCCGCCCGGGCGGTCACCCGGTACTCGCCGGGATTCAGCAGCCTCCAGTAGTCTCCCGTTGCCGCTGTTTGTATGAAAAATCATTAAAATCCAAATTACAGCAAATGACGAAATAAAAtggcaaaataaatatattctgGGTCACAAATTCTTACAATGAGTCAAGAAAATTAATCTATGGATGATTATCCTGCAGACACCTGTAACGCGAAAAGTGGCACAGGTGAGAAAGAAGTGGTTTGATCTGAAAATGACCACAAAACATCCCTGACATCAGTGGTGGGCGGGGTTCCGCTGATCCGCTAACCGCTAATTAGCGAAGCTAACTTCCCCGTTGGATGCACGGATGGATCTGCTTAAATATATCACACTGTTCCATTTACGCAGCAAAAGATGCAAGGATGTTATTCAATCTGATGAACTATCATCATCGAAGGTTCTTCGAGTTCACCAGGCCCCCACTGTACACAGGCACATTTCTACACACAGGAAGAAACTGATTAATACTATGCCATGCGTAAAAATGTGTGATGCACGGTTTATGCACAAAACTGTTTGTACGCACGGTTGATAAATGAGAACCCGGGAATCCAACCTTGGATCAATGCCGATAAGCTACAAACAAAACGGACGCTCACGTCACCTGCTTTGACGTCATGTTTGATCCCCTCCACGGATATGGTAGCGTTGGCGATGGGGTCACCATCCATGTCCCTCACCAGGCCCTTGATGCCACGGTGCACCTGGGAACACATGGAGGTGTTTATCTCCTTAGAGCACATCATTTCTATATAGTAAATATACTGATGGCTGCACAACACTGAATAATCATCGGCCAGTAAACATCTCAAACATCTGGTTCCTTTAAACTGTGCATTTACAGAACATAATTCTTCAAAGACAAATAGCTCTTCTGTCATAGAGCTGCATAGCTTTTGGGAAATCCTTGTAACAGCAGCGATTTACGTCAGATTTTATCAGACCCAGTCAGCAATAAAAAGCAGCCAGCCCTGCAGGGATTAGCCCAGCGCCATCACTGCAGCCTTCCTAACTTGTTCGATGAAGACCAGCAGAGCCTCGCGGTTGTTCTCCCACTCGTGGGCCAGCTCGCTCTCATGGGGGAATTTGTCGCAGCCCACGAAGACAGACAGCTCAAGGCAGTTGGTGTGCAGGTAACTGAAGTCATTCATGCCTGAGAGATGAAAGGGATTGTTTTAGCCAAGTGCTGTGTGGTGTAGCCCTGGACAGACCTAAAGGAACCTCCATTAGGGGGGTTAACTTACTGTGTTTACTGTGCAGCTACGAGCTAAAGTGTCAAAGGGTCACACAGTGCGGGCAAAGACGCTCCTCACTTAATGACCTACCTGGTTAACGACCCCCTGGACTTACGATCAACGCTCTCTGACCGCTCAGCATTGTACGCTGTCCGAGAACTTTGGTCGTGGGAAGGATAGCGCGGCATCTCAGCTTCAAGCTTCTTATCTCGCATCACCCTTTCTCAGTCTCAGTCTCAtctcagtctcagtctcagtctcagtctcATTCCCACAGTCACTCAGTATTCATTACACTAACATTTGCGATCTCCAAGACTACATATTTCTTCTATAAATTTGCACTTTATtgtgtatttataaatatactaaaaatgttataaatgctGCAAATGTGACACTAGAATAACATCTAAAGATGGTTGATACAAACCCACTACCAGTACAGTATGCTGACCTATCGACCAATTCACTTAACAGCATAGTCGTAGGAACGGACCTCAGGTGTTAAATTGTGTCTGTAAGAATGGCACTACAGGAAGTTCAAGTGAGGCAAAGATTGTAAATGTATTGTATTGAATTGTAGTGCACTGGAGACCCCAAACATACTTTATGAAGGCTAATGCCTGTGTTATGTTGTGGTCTAGTCTAGGAATCTGTATTTTCCCAGAACATGTGGCCCATCCATGACCactcatccagtacagggtctccGTAATACTGGAGAACATCCAAGGAAACGTGGCACAGGGCATAGGACAGTCTACATGGGAGTCCATGTAGGACAGTCTACATGGGAGTCCATGTAGGACAGTCTACATGGGAGTCCATGTAGGACAGTCTACATGGGAGTCCATGTAGGACAGTCTACATGGGAGTCCATGTAGGACAGTCTACATGGGAGTCCAGTAATTTGCACACTTTGGGCAACAGCAAATCTACCCACACAGACCCTAACATATACACTCTACACATACAGCACCTAGACTGGGAACAACATCCAACCTTGGGGTATGAGACCACAGTGCCGCCTGGACGCTGTAGCATGATACCGTATGTATAAAATGATACGCTGAATGCTTCAGGTAATTAATGTAGTGAAGGGTTCTAGGTTCACACATTTGGTTTGCAGCTGCTTTCACCGTGTCAAGGTTGCAAAGGTCTTGTCGATTTTGCTAATTTCTCATACTTACTGCCCACGACGGGCTTCCAGGTGGCACGGTTGATGATACCCTGGCCAGTAGTGAAATCATCAGTGTGACAGGAGCCGCGGTAGGTCTCCATCATGGTGAGGTGGCTGGAGGCGTAGGACGTGGCCAACCACCTGAACATAGCGTCGTCTGGGGTCTCCCTCAGCCCCTCCTCTCGCTGCCACTGTGCCTGCCCCCAGGCTTCCTCATTGATCTCCTCCTCTGCCTCCTGGCCCCCCCTGACCCTCCCATCATGGCTCCTCGTTGTCATCTTGGGAGGGCGCTGCATGTCGAAGGGGTAGGTTATAAGCTTCTCTCCTCCTTGAATGTTGGCCCCCAGTACAAATGGGTGCTTCTCCATCCAGGCGATGATGGCTCGCGTTTCCACGGCAACCTGAGAAGCACACAAGTTGCGCGCACACAACACACGTTGAGATCTGCGATCAAAATGAAGAGCATTTCAAAAATCACTGTAGGTCTATAACTGCAGCTTCTGAAACGATTGGTTAAGAACCATTTAGGCCCATGTTGTCAGCCCAGATCAGGGCAATAAACTCTTTGATTCCCATTTGCTCCCCTGTTCCATACCCATACCCACCGAGCCATTGTCTGATTGGTAGTTTTCTGGGATAGGGATGTGGTGATTGGGCACATAGCGGGGGACCCAGCCCCTGTCTTCCGCCCCCCACAGGATGCTGTTCAGGTCCGGGAAGTTCACAAATATGTCGTAGCCCTCTTCTGTCCAGTGCCCCAAAGCCCAGTTGCCCATCTCAGAGCCCTGGACCACAGAAACGACGAAGAGGGTCTTACTTAGCTGACACGCTACAGCAAAAACTGAGCTGAGAATGACAGTGAGGATGAATGCGCAGAGAGCCGCTTCCTGACCATCTCATAGGCCAGCTCATAGGCGTCAGGGTTGAGCGAGGGCACTAGGTGGATGCGCACTCCGTCCACCAGGCGGCGCACTCGAGGGTTGTCGTCGTTGTACTCCCTGCACAGAAACTGcatgagcagcagcagcagctcccGGCCCAGCACTTCGTTCCCATGGAGACCAGCCGTGTACCGGAACTCAGGTTCACCTGCCAGAGAGCAATCAGCCTCACTTCAGCACAGCTTAGGGTCTACATCCACACCTGTCTCACTCAGGATAACAGACATGGCATGTAGCTAGTGATTATGTGGAATGGAGACAGCTACTCAGGTGACAGCTATGTCGATGTTGTTCTGTAAAGCGAGGTGACCTCCACAGGAATCCAGGGAGATCTGCGCAGATGAAGTGTGTGGGATTCGCAGCTGC contains these protein-coding regions:
- the aebp1a gene encoding adipocyte enhancer-binding protein 1 isoform X3; translated protein: MFKMRGTGVMLCLAALLVMGYALASAESADTVASVVQVGQGGRHADRRKEERQAEIREDVLMDEPIAKGDAEKTKPKVKKSPEEVLAAKVKKEEEREAKAKKLKAPKPTKKPKPPKPTKKPKPPRPTKKPKPPRPTKKPKPTKKPKVTKEPKETEERLTKKTDIEEKEEEQKSHPTGKAIGTTDHKDPWEEGTLWSQHGSPTAPSTVTKNLNKFEDKDWDSKYGEIEIFPDAKELLPTEEWHPFIPEETSPPPVEIEWYEEYDYELNAAQKKLEEEREKARKEKEEKEKQRKKWEEEEEAHVKPPPVYAGPKICPPLGLESHRVDSDQLLASSMSDHGFGPHRGRLNMQGLDDKDNMYGGAWCADPEERDHWLEVDARREVQFSGVILQGRDSQIHEDFVTSYHVAFSNDSRDWTVLHDGYAEWLFFGNVDKDTPVQVQFAEPVVARYIRILPQSWNGSLCMRLEVLACPLPNSYYFSENEVTPVDYLEFKHHNYKEMRQLMKVVNEECPNITRIYNIGKSSQGLKMYAMEISDNPGEHETGEPEFRYTAGLHGNEVLGRELLLLLMQFLCREYNDDNPRVRRLVDGVRIHLVPSLNPDAYELAYEMGSEMGNWALGHWTEEGYDIFVNFPDLNSILWGAEDRGWVPRYVPNHHIPIPENYQSDNGSVAVETRAIIAWMEKHPFVLGANIQGGEKLITYPFDMQRPPKMTTRSHDGRVRGGQEAEEEINEEAWGQAQWQREEGLRETPDDAMFRWLATSYASSHLTMMETYRGSCHTDDFTTGQGIINRATWKPVVGSMNDFSYLHTNCLELSVFVGCDKFPHESELAHEWENNREALLVFIEQVHRGIKGLVRDMDGDPIANATISVEGIKHDVKAAATGDYWRLLNPGEYRVTARAEGYTPQSRLCLVGYEQGATTCTFTLRKSNWDRIREIMAINRNRPVRVLQGAGKPAATSGVGRGVGGSVEGDVRRGIGNGVERGVGNGIGRGVVSGVGRGVTGGVGRGVGGGVGRGVGGGVGRGVGGGVGRGVGGGVGRGVGGGVGRGVGGGVGRGVGGGVGNPQLRRLRLLQLQKLRQQRLRANMSTTLPPTTQPPTTTAPPTTTLPPTTTFELQTDTTYPSVTALSEQLQDTWPTQDYNFEYIIDDY
- the aebp1a gene encoding adipocyte enhancer-binding protein 1 isoform X4, which gives rise to MFKMRGTGVMLCLAALLVMGYALASAESADTVASVVQVGQGGRHADRRKEERQAEIREDVLMDEPIAKGDAEKTKPKVKKSPEEVLAAKVKKEEEREAKAKKLKAPKPTKKPKPPKPTKKPKPPRPTKKPKPPRPTKKPKPTKKPKVTKEPKETEERLTKKTDIEEKEEEQKSHPTGKAIGTTDHKDPWEEGTLWSQHGSPTAPSTVTKNLNKFEDKDWDSKYGEIEIFPDAKELLPTEEWHPFIPEETSPPPVEIEWYEEYDYELNAQKKLEEEREKARKEKEEKEKQRKKWEEEEEAHVKPPPVYAGPKICPPLGLESHRVDSDQLLASSMSDHGFGPHRGRLNMQGLDDKDNMYGGAWCADPEERDHWLEVDARREVQFSGVILQGRDSQIHEDFVTSYHVAFSNDSRDWTVLHDGYAEWLFFGNVDKDTPVQVQFAEPVVARYIRILPQSWNGSLCMRLEVLACPLPNSYYFSENEVTPVDYLEFKHHNYKEMRQLMKVVNEECPNITRIYNIGKSSQGLKMYAMEISDNPGEHETGEPEFRYTAGLHGNEVLGRELLLLLMQFLCREYNDDNPRVRRLVDGVRIHLVPSLNPDAYELAYEMGSEMGNWALGHWTEEGYDIFVNFPDLNSILWGAEDRGWVPRYVPNHHIPIPENYQSDNGSVAVETRAIIAWMEKHPFVLGANIQGGEKLITYPFDMQRPPKMTTRSHDGRVRGGQEAEEEINEEAWGQAQWQREEGLRETPDDAMFRWLATSYASSHLTMMETYRGSCHTDDFTTGQGIINRATWKPVVGSMNDFSYLHTNCLELSVFVGCDKFPHESELAHEWENNREALLVFIEQVHRGIKGLVRDMDGDPIANATISVEGIKHDVKAAATGDYWRLLNPGEYRVTARAEGYTPQSRLCLVGYEQGATTCTFTLRKSNWDRIREIMAINRNRPVRVLQGAGKPAATSGVGRGVGGSVEGDVRRGIGNGVERGVGNGIGRGVVSGVGRGVTGGVGRGVGGGVGRGVGGGVGRGVGGGVGRGVGGGVGRGVGGGVGRGVGGGVGRGVGGGVGNPQLRRLRLLQLQKLRQQRLRANMSTTLPPTTQPPTTTAPPTTTLPPTTTFELQTDTTYPSVTALSEQLQDTWPTQDYNFEYIIDDY